The DNA sequence GACTTGTAGAAACTGAACAAAGACACAAATCTTCCAACAGTTCtgtgacttcattttttttttattttttttttcaggagaactcagtattgttcattcgatttgacatcatcattgctctcctttttttaaaaaacaaataaattaaaaaaaataaaataataaatgttttttttttaatatatatacatatatatacatatacacacatatatatatatatatttttttttttatatatatttttttggtatgtgggtgagtatgtgtatgtgtgtgtgtgtgtgtgtgtgtgtgtgcgtgcgtgcgtgcgtgcgagcgtgtgtgtattcatcagttcacctaaagcccattaaaaaaatcccatactaataatataatataataataaattgccaaatgcagaaacatcaatgtaagttatcacgatgtagtggctctcgctaacagttCTCTGACTTCAAGTGGAAGAGCAGTTAATTGTCCTTCCTATCTCGGGCATAGCTAAGCAAAGATACATAActtgttgtaaataaatatttcctattgtaataattttataattgaCTACTTACCAGCGCATTATGGCTGGAAATAATTGAGCATAATACACAATAACTTTGGTAAATTCAAAGAGCTGTTAAAAagatatagaaataaaaatattgtagaactgcactgcatcgTACTGAGGGATATTTCTAATGAATGTTTACCATATGTAATTATACAAGAGAGATAGAGGGAAATCTTCACcactttgggaaaaaaatggttggtTATAAATGGTGGAAATGTCATTTAAgcgtttttttcttgttcttcttctaaGCAATACAATGTtagctgtaaaaaataaaaattaaaaattaaaaaaataaaacaaaatgtcccaTAGCCTCACATGATTCATGTCTCCTCTGCCTCcttattaattattatgtgtAAATGAAGGCATTATGTCAAATAACCCGCTAGGTGGTAGTCGTGTGCCGTCAGCCAAGTATTGTTGATGTGAGGAGACAATTAAGGCCTGCTCAGTTTCCTCACCGTCCGCAACACTCAATCTGTCACGTTTGGTACGGCGAACGTTATGTGCTGctctgtgtgttgttgttgtttagtcTCCTTAACGATTTCTTAATGTaagtttgtttttagttatttttcctTGAGTTTTTCATCACTGTCCGTTCAcgcatcatttttatttacagtatataggaTGTGGACTCATCTGCCGAATAACAGTTTACAAACACTTTGGTTAGTGGAACGAGGAAAGctattttgtgtgtatgtgtgtgtgttaagttGTGTTCATTGTTGATGGGTTGTGATGTTTATTTTCtgttataatattatttttagtttaaaatgtgtgtttattgtTTGATTAAAATTAGTTGCGCAAATGCATGGTTTAACTTttggaaatgttcttttttttttgcatttaagtttgTGTAGCTCTTAAATGTTTCTTAGAATTTTGTAGATTTGTCACTAACTCTTtgctttttctgtatttttcatttttatagttttcacggtgtcacaaaataaaaaacaggccTTGATTcccttatttgttttaattttaggcCCATCTCTAATCTCCCATATACTtctaaaatattagaaaagGTTGTCTACTTTTAGTTGTTACCAATTTTGGAGCAAAATGGTGTCACTGAATTGTTTCAGTCTGGTTTTAAAGCTCTTCATAGCACAGTCTGCTCTCTTAAGAGTATCAAATGATATATGTTTATCAACAGACTACGGaaagtttgttgttttggttctCTTTGACATGTCCGCTGCATTTAATACTGCAGATcatgacattttaatttctCGTCTTGAGCACTGTGTGGGCATTAAAGGTGTCGCCCTTGAATGGTTCTGGACGTACTTAAAAGATAGGAGCTTTTgcgtaaaaatgaaaaattttgtGTCTTCTCAAGCTCCTCTTCCACATGGGGTTCCACGGGGGTAAATTCTTGGccctcttttatttattaaccccATGGTTCTGTTTTTAGAAAACAtggtattttatttcatttttatactGATGATTGTCAGATCTAATTTCCGTTGGCCCAAAATAGTACAATACAACAACTCACTGACtgactaaattatattaaatCCTGGCTTCCTTTTAAAATTCTTTAGTTTGAATGAAGAAAAGACTGAAGTGACGTTGTTTGGACCAAGTAGCTCTTCCTCTGCGAGTGTGGACCTTGGTCCACTAGTACCTTATCTCAGGGACTGTCACGAATTTGGGTGTCAAGTTTGATTCTAATTTTAAATTTGAGAAACAGAAAAGTTTTTATCAGCTCCGCCAGATAGCCAAGGTGAAACCAATTTTATCAAGACCGGACTTGGAAAAGTTAATTCATGCTTTTATTACAACTCGTCTTGATTATTGTAATTCTTTGCATGCAGGCATCAGTCAGACTGCTCTTGCCCGTCTGCAGCTCATACAAAACTGTGCTGCTTGTATGCTTACTCAGACCCATAGGCGTGAGCACATTACCCCTATTTTAGCATCACTTCTTTGGCTCCCTGTGCACTACCGAATACATTTTAagcttttgttatttgtttttaaatgtttgaataatCTCGCGCCTCCCTATTTATCAGAGCTGCTTCACCCTTACTGCCCAACCCCATCCTTAAGATCAGATGACTAGTTGCTTCTAGCAATTCCTAAAACAAGGCAAAAGCTTAAAGGTGACAGAGCATTCGTGACTGCTGCTCCCAAGCTGTGGAATCAATTACCGCTAAGTGTTTTTGCTCCTGGTCTTTAAATCATGTCTAAAAGCACACTCCTTTTCTCTGGCCTTTAACACATAGTAACTTGTCTGGTAtgatatttaaaaacagcaaactGGCATGaatttgtttatattatttcattttatgtgtTATGTGATttttaagtatgttttttttcttttatatatatcatCTTGTcttattttgctgtttttatgtgTAGAACTTTGTTTCCCCTGTGGATTTAAATGTGCTACACAAATAAagttgatttgattttaaattaaGTCCCCGTATGAAACGTTCTACCTTGTCTTGACTATTGATGCCAAGGGCAGCTACAATGAGTATGAAACTATAttccattaaaacaaaaaaatatataaataaaaatcactgcaTAGGGCAGCGAAGTAGAGAAATAGTGTGGGAACAAAATTGCTTCACAAGGATGGGTAAGTTTGAAAGTACTTTTTGATTTAcgtttagtgtaaaacaaacgACATCTGATTTTCTTTATTACATGAAAGCAGTTCAAAATTGTATATACATTCACCGGGAACCAACCAATTTGACACACTCCCGGTATAAATGGCACATAGCCCTTGAACACTCATGGTCTCCACCAGGTGGCAGCATGCGCTTATGAATGTGCCACGTGACTCAGCGAGAGCGAAagaatgcttgctttgggcTAAGGTCAAAGTTCATGTAACTATaccaatgaatatttttttaattagtatgtttaaaaaatgtacagctTTTATAGTCACGTTTCAAGGTGGTCCTTAAAAGTCAGCGCACTATTAGTAATGCAAAGACCTTGACTATATTAATTTGATTATGTACGCCATTACAACTATTGACTTTTGCTGCTTATAGGTTAATTTATTTAAGGAAAACAACCTTTGTTTACGACCTGAGTAATTCCCAGTAGGCCTATCGATTCTAGTGTAGTTTCATCTGCAAAATGCTAATGCTTATAGAAGGTAGTACTgtattgtaagaaaaaaaacacaatggacagaagagtaattttattttagcattaagctcATAACACAGATTTTAGCACATCTTGACTATCCAAAGAGCAAGAGAATTAGAACAGCAAAGTTTCTCTATCGATCCTGACACATTCTGTAACAGCACTCACACTCCACAAGCGGAGGCTTTTCAAGAACTTTCCTTGGAGTTTTTAACTGGAAGATTCACAAAGGTAAGTCCAAGGTTCTAGTGTGTTTAGGTGGCACATGTGTGGAATCACTGTGACTGAACAAACTGCCTCAAACCTAGTGAGACAAACACTGgcagaaataaagaaaattggTCCTCAGCAAAGAAACAAGTGAGTTACTGGTagccaaaaacaaaagcaatgatCCACTGTATTTACTCAAAGTGGTagccaaaaacaaaagcaatgatCCACTGTATTTACTCAAAGTGGTagccaaaaacaaaagcaatgatCCACTGTATTTACTCAAAGTGAACATTAAACAGTGCTGGTTTGCATGTGGTATACACCTCATGGGGCTGAGGAGAAGGGCTGCCAGGCTGAGGTGGTCAAGTAGTGCAGACGTTGGTCCTCGAGGAAATAATGAAACCACTCTAAAAGGCCATGTTAGACAAACTAGAGGCAAACTATTCCAAGTGCCAGATCTTTCATGGTAGCGTCTCCTCTTATTTCTCAGTAAGGCTCTGCAACAGGTGGTGAGAAAGAGCTCAAGCTAAAGGAAGACTTGGATGAGAAGCAAACCGCTTTAAATATGGTTCAGCTGGCAAAACGAGGGCAAACACAGACGAGGCTTCACGACACCGCACTAGTTACATGCACCACAGCACCATCCGAGAACGCaaaagtttaataataataaaaagaaaagaaaaaagaagggggCATTAATGCAAACAAGAGAATAGTGAGGAAGCCcaatttacagcaaaaaaaaaaaaatgtctgggcACTAGTAATGACATAAAACGGCAGATGGTGCAGTGGTTGGACGTGGAATGATCCGGGATGACCCTGGCATGCTCAGACTGATGGGCCTCGATTGTACGCTTACACATTTTTGTATGGGGCGGAAAGAGACAGAGGGGATGGATATTGTCAAGAGGGAAAATGCTTTGCTGGGCAAGCAGAAACTTTCTGATTCATTATGCCCTCGCCAGCTCACCTCCCGTCTAATTCTAGGGCCAATTGACTGGTCTAGCTGGCTGGCAAAAGGAGACCTGCTGGGAGCGGGACAATAGACAGTCGGCAGAGGGCATTGTGAGCTTTGCGCGGCAAAGTGGGGGCGGCGTCACTATGTGCACGCCTGAAGTCATACATTCGGCACTCAAAAGTGGACCAGGCTTTTCTCTAGAGACGTGTACATTCGAAAGATGAAGCGGACGAGATGGCTTCAGCGTACTTTGCATGGCCTGGAATACATTCCTTTTCCATGTGAATGTGAAACGATGAATATGATGGGACGCTAGAGGGTTCCTATAGATACAgcatggtgtaaaaaaaaaaaaagaagaaaaaaagtggggtGTTGTAAAGTGCGCTACTGGAAGGTCTTGAATTATTCAGATTCTCTTCACTGGCCATTAGTTTAAAGCTCTTttaaagaggattagggccagtgaagaggggggagaagaaaaaaaaaagggagaaaaaaagttggcagtggtctcactttattctcagaaatcttatttatcactttaatctcagaattctgactttctgaacCTTCCCCCACCCcaattcatagctctatgtCACAATACGTCAgatttaaaagtgaaaattgagACTTTAACCTCAGAATTCCGAtttaaaagtgacaattctgagaataaagtccgaATTCTGTCTGACGTAGAGCTAAGAattggggggaggggtgggtggtggtggtgtgtgtgtgtgtgtgtgtgtgtggggggggggctgctcaGGAAGTccaaattctgagaataaagtcagaattctcacttttaaatcggaattctgagatttaagtcaaaattttcacttaagtcagaattctcacttaaaagtcagaattgtgagaataGTAGTTCCATAGTTTTAAAACGTCAAGATTGAAGTAAAATGCCAGGTATGAAAGTATGCAATTTCAGATGGCGACTGAAAAGAGTCAAGGCTTATCACAACTTTCACATTCAGAGACAAAAGGCCAGCTTTCATTTTCATACCATGGgtaaaaaaatgactaaagtGCACTCCTTTATGAATGATCCTCGCCAATGATCGCATAACATAGCAAATTGTGGGTTGTATGCATGACTGCATTCAGAAAGACTAATCTGAGCATGTCAGGGGTGTGGACTTAGTGCGGCCGGAAGCCCTGTCTGTGTGGGATGAGGGAGGAGACATGCAGGTAGGGGCCTTTGGACTGGTCACAGGTGGAAAGCCTCAAATGGAGCGCGTTTAATTCCTCTACATGCACTTCAAGATCACAGTAAGTGTGCGCTAGCATATCGAAACAGAGAAAAGAGCTTTCATGCAAGAGGTCCAAGTCACAGATACAACAATGCAAACAACTCAAACTGGAGGTTAAACTGCACTTGTCGTCCTTGCCGCCGGGGGGTTCATGACAGCAGACGAGGGCGGGAGGGGCAAGGGAGGAGGACGACAAGCTTTCTACTGGAAGGTGGCCACCAGGATGGAACCCCAAGTGGCCACCTTTTTTAcgcctcttcttcttcatctcccACCCTCAGCTCTTCTGATTCTTCTGGCAGTTCTTGGAGTAGCTTGTGAACACAAAATTGTAATCGTTGAATTGAGCCAGCTGGCGGTCGAGACGCTTAAACCCGTCTAGTTTTTGGGTAGAAGAGAAGACACTGCGACATTTGGAGCTCTGCAGTAAGAGGACAGGGTTCAAGTTAGAACGAGTAGAAAACATTTGGCTAAAGCCATGGTGCagaggtgtccaaactttttcctttgaGGGACACACACAGAAACAGCAAATGATTCAAATATGGGGCCAAAAGTATTTACAAATGCATATTTCGATtcacaaatatgtaaaaataatttgtatccGTAACAGTCACAAATGCGTAACGAGAATCTACAAATGTGTGAAGTCACTAATGCACAATTCGAATCTGCAAATATGTGACTGAGTCCCAAATGTGACATAAATCTGCAAATGCATACACTGATTTGTACACGTAAACGCATAGTTAAATGCGTATATATTTCTAACAGCGGGCGTCTTGATGGCTGTATTCTTACATATGACTTTTGTCACAGTTCTGCAGTTTGAGACTTCAGTCACACATTTGCAGATTCTTGTTACACATTTGTGACTTTGGCTACGGACACAAATTCCTTTTACATATTTGTGGATTGAAATGCACATTTGCAAAAATTGTTTTGGCACAATAATGGCCCCGTATTCAAGGCCCACAAATGTGCCCTCACGCCCtaatttggacaccactgcagtGCGTTAAATACATGCCTGATTGACAAACAGCGTTGTCACAAATTTTCCTGGCTTGAACACATCCACCACCTTCCGGACAAGGTCATCGTACGAAGTCTGGGAGAGGTTTGTCTCAAAGCTAACGTAGGAGAAATCTGGCTCTGGGGTGATGTGAATGGTCCAGTAGGTTCCCTGCAGGAGGTAATGAGGATCCAGGTTACAGTAACACAAGACCAGTCACACAATAGAAACGCCAAGCAGCACTCACATCAGTCTTCATTCCGTTCATTGAGTATCCACATGGGTTGAACATTGTGGCATCGATCACAGAACCTGGTATCAGGTCACAAATTCCACTCATCTGGAAcacggaaaaacaaaaaaaaaacgcggcaAAATATAACCACATTGTTTTGTGAGACATTTTAAATGTGACCATCATGCAAAAGCTCTCTTAAGAGACTTGAGTGTAACATGACGAATGAGCGACAACACATTGCTTCCGGGAtggaaagttgttttttttaaatgattttgaaaattatttttataaccAAACTTTCCAATGGAAGCATGGAGAAAAGCATAGTTGCGCAACACAAACTTATTAACAGTACCATAAGAATACATTGTCAACAAGGAGGCATATTTAAccatttttcaaatgattattttacatttatgaccTACAATTTTTTCCATACAAATATTTAGTGTAATCATGAGTTTTAGTACATTACAAGATTGTGGGTATTGCCCAAAGTGGATTCAGacgcatgttaaaaaaaaaaaaaaataataaaaaagtcgtAAACAGAGGATCACCCGCCCCCAAGTTAGTTTGCGTATATAGTGGGTAAACAAATACTAATGTCTTTGCTGACAGATAGCGAAAAGTTCTTCTAACATGTATTCCATAGAAATATGGAATATTACATATAAATTGTATATTTCAACTTCGTCTTGTAAacgttagctaatgctagcttaatgctactaCAAAGCAAAgcaccatagacaggctaattaCACTGCTGTGTTTATAGCTTGAATTGAATGAAGCTGAACAATCCCGCTTGGCAATAAATGCGTTCTAGTTTCAAAACTTTTCTTACACGAGTGACTTCACTTGCAGAAACACCATCTTTCATATAGAACTGGTCCATAATAGCTGGATCAAGGTCACTCATCAGAACTTCCAGTGTCTGATCCGCATACTTGTTCTCCCAGTACTCTGGCAAGTCCAGAGTAAACAGATACCTGGTCAACAACAAATTGTGAGTGAGGATTCTATTCGATAAACTCCATCATATAGTTGTACCATGTgattagcctaatagcataactGACACTGTTACAAAATCAAGACAAGATAGCAATGTAGCCTACCAGCTAAAATTTTAGCTCTCGTTTCCAGAATTGTTTTTACATATGGCTTAGTTAGCTACGCTATTATGCTAACGATGTGTAAATAATGCGTTCTTACCAGCAGTCAGAGTTCAAACGTCCCATACAGTAGGCTGCACCATCTGGAGGAAGTCAAGACAAGACAaggaatatttttctttttgtgaccGTATGACGCAAACAAACACTCGCAGTACtacatattaataattaaaatagaattCATTTAACATGCTCCAGCGTATCTTCATCTGCTGGTGCCAAGTGGATAAAGCCTTGGACAAACAGGGAGTTTGTACCTTTgtcataaataaacaatttgaatggctttttgtttgtttgcttaaaaTATTTCCGAGAAACTTTTGTGACAGAACTGGGCATGACAAGGGTGACAAATATGGTGCACATCTATGGCACGTGCCTGAGAAGCAAGattgttgttgccattgaacttacaaataaataacatttttggtgACATACTTGGGAAAATCTGGCTGAGAAAGTCTACTTCCTCTTGGAAGTTTCGATGAGGGAACTCTTGATGGGTTGGCTTCATAAAATTCTTGCGGGAGTAGAAGAAATTCTGCGACACAAGGTAACATTGGGCATGTGATTGGTTATCAACAACACTGACCAGTTTCAAATCagaaagaaatgaaatgatttttaaCGAGGGCCATCGCTGAGCGAATGCGGCTCACCTTGATGGCATCGAAACCGCAGTACTCCCTGGCGAGTTCCAGCAGAGGCACCAGTGCTTGCAGTAAGAGGGTGGTTCCAcatgttttcaaaatgaaacgTCTCTTGGAGACAAACATGCTACTCtcactgaaaggaaaaaaaaaagacaagaggtCCATGTGTGTACGGTACTCGTTTCACTTTGAATAACAACACACTCTCTTACTAGCTTTAGCTTAGTATCTTTCAGTATTTTGCTTTAGGTCTTGGGTTGATAAGCACATTTAATACCTAAGCACAATTATCACTGTGACAAAGAACCCAGCTCGATATGATGGCTGGACTTCCTCATTATATTTATACTTGCACGTAATCGAACAGATGAATCTGGCAACTTGAGGCATACAAGAAGTTAAACAAACTAATTAAAAGTTAGggtatttggctttcaggtgaaatttcaggacaaGCCTCAAATGCATTGAAAGTTtgacaggtgaacttaatgtgaccttctctaaGCTTGAATGCACGTGTCCAACTGTTAAACGCTTCactactttttgcacaagttgctgttctctaacgagGAGGTTAACAGCAAAATTCACAAGCGACAAAGCCCCAGCTCATGGAGGTGGCGTCATCAGGGAACAGCTGTTGGAGACGGGTGGACCTCAAATAAAATGGtctgcactttctccagacctgaatcctattgaaaagCCGTGGGATGAGCTGAGTCGCCATGTAGAGGCTGGAAACTCTGCACCCCAGAacctcaatgacctgagggctgCCCTTCAAGAAGAGTGGGATACCATTCCACAGTAACAGCATGAGACGTCGTCGTCAAgctgtaattgatgctcaagggcacatgacGAGTTATTGAGATGTTGAAATTTTTCGTTGTGGTGTTGTAGTCAAtcaattgtttgagatgaggaaatcaccagtgcatccttctacttaaatgtcctactttcatgATATCACTGTAGTGTGAACTTTTggcattttccataaatttaatctgaaagccaaatattccTAACTTTTTTTGAGTAGTGTATGTGACTTTTTAGCGTATATAATATTTGTAAGCCACTGGTTTCAGCTGTATTGTGCACACCCTGACATTACATCCAGGTCTTTGTAGCCatgtttttgttacttttacttattttataGGGCTGGGTGAATAACAAACAATCAAAAACCGGTCAATCGATATTAATAGGTTTTCCTTTTAgagtctgatattgattaataaaACTATGAACCAATtcttttaatatctctttttcccatcaattcccccaaaagtttttttaaagcccacatttttttttgtatcttatggttttcttgaaatttactgttcatatacaatacaatttaaaagtattttttttacatttatgaaagacctgaattattgcactttaagacataTCGGaatcttttaaatgtatatttatttacaattattgaatttgaaatatgaaaataatttaatctCATCCTtgttgatgtcaatgtttgtgtaacacttatgTGATAACATGtcactttcattaataaactaaatcatttaacagTTACCtacgtaatttttttaatttggaatttaatgtttgcgGAGTTTtcatcatgtccttgatatttaagaagaactgatgttccataattaatcaatatcagattgaagtgaatcaaatagGGAAACATCAAAATCAAATCCAACTGAACTCTTTattgaggaaattaaaattaatacccagccctagtattTTAGCCTATATGAGGTTTCACAGTTGCTGTTTAACTTGACTttaatgtgcttttattttgtgtggCTGCTGTAAGCGATATTTCTCCCTCATTAATTCCACAGAAGACAAATGTTTAAGTCACAGTGGAGGTCtgcatttcaactttttttgttaacttatAACAAAGTTGTTTTGCGTTTCATAAGGAAGATAAATAT is a window from the Vanacampus margaritifer isolate UIUO_Vmar chromosome 19, RoL_Vmar_1.0, whole genome shotgun sequence genome containing:
- the amd1 gene encoding S-adenosylmethionine decarboxylase proenzyme; its protein translation is MMEDNSAHFFEGTEKLLELWFSRQDETKGTGDLRTIPRFEWDKLLENVHCLIISVTKTDKQEAYILSESSMFVSKRRFILKTCGTTLLLQALVPLLELAREYCGFDAIKNFFYSRKNFMKPTHQEFPHRNFQEEVDFLSQIFPNGAAYCMGRLNSDCWYLFTLDLPEYWENKYADQTLEVLMSDLDPAIMDQFYMKDGVSASEVTRMSGICDLIPGSVIDATMFNPCGYSMNGMKTDGTYWTIHITPEPDFSYVSFETNLSQTSYDDLVRKVVDVFKPGKFVTTLFVNQSSKCRSVFSSTQKLDGFKRLDRQLAQFNDYNFVFTSYSKNCQKNQKS